Proteins encoded in a region of the Labrus mixtus chromosome 19, fLabMix1.1, whole genome shotgun sequence genome:
- the fzd8a gene encoding frizzled-8a: MDLFGIYLLLSLALLPRSSCTTAKEITCQEIAVPLCKGIGYNYTYMPNQFNHDTQDEAGLEVHQFWPLVEIQCSQDLKFFLCSMYTPICLEDYKKPLPPCRSVCERARAGCAPLMRQYGFPWPDRMKCDLLPVQGNPDTLCMDYNRTDSTTVSPVLSKPTNHPGKGFSPPKNKPSRPGAPGKYKPPSAPCEPGCKCLEPMVPVNTDRHPLYNRVKTGQIPNCAMPCHNPYFTHDERAFTAFWIGLWSVLCFVSTFATVATFLIDMERFKYPERPIIFLSACYMFVSIGYIVRLIAGHEKVACNREFDLEHIHYETTGPALCTVVFLLIYFFGMASSIWWVILSLTWFLAAGMKWGNEAIASYSQYFHLAAWLIPSMKSIAVLALSSVDGDSVAGICYVGNQNLDNLRGFVLAPLVIYLFIGTMFLLAGFVSLFRIRSVIKQGGTKTDKLEKLMIRIGIFTVLYTVPATIIVACYFYEQHNRQSWEITHNCSNCLLERERSSPDYAVFMLKYFMCLLVGITSGVWIWSGKTLDSWRTFCTRCCWGSKGTSGSMYSDVSTGLTWRSGTASSVSCPKQMPLSQV, encoded by the coding sequence ATGGACCTGTTTGGGATTtacctgctcctctctctcgctctcctgcCCCGATCCAGCTGCACCACGGCCAAGGAGATCACCTGCCAGGAGATCGCCGTGCCGTTGTGTAAGGGCATCGGCTACAACTACACATACATGCCCAACCAGTTTAATCACGACACGCAGGACGAAGCGGGGCTGGAGGTGCACCAGTTCTGGCCTCTGGTTGAGATCCAGTGCTCCCAGGACCTGAAGTTCTTCCTGTGCAGCATGTACACCCCGATCTGCCTGGAGGACTATAAGAAACCTCTGCCGCCGTGCCGGAGCGTGTGTGAGCGCGCCCGGGCCGGCTGTGCGCCTCTCATGAGGCAGTACGGCTTCCCCTGGCCGGACAGGATGAAGTGTGACCTGCTGCCGGTGCAGGGTAACCCCGACACCCTGTGCATGGACTACAACAGAACGGACTCCACTACTGTGTCCCCTGTCCTCTCAAAACCCACGAACCACCCCGGGAAGGGATTCAGTCCTCCTAAAAACAAGCCGAGCCGCCCCGGTGCGCCTGGGAAATACAAGCCGCCTTCTGCACCCTGTGAGCCGGGCTGCAAGTGTTTGGAGCCCATGGTGCCGGTGAACACGGACCGACACCCGCTTTACAACCGAGTAAAGACAGGTCAGATACCAAACTGTGCCATGCCGTGCCACAACCCTTATTTTACGCACGACGAGCGGGCTTTCACCGCTTTCTGGATCGGACTTTGGTCTGTGTTGTGCTTCGTTTCAACTTTTGCCACCGTCGCAACTTTTCTGATCGACATGGAGCGCTTTAAGTACCCAGAGAGACCCATCATCTTCCTCTCTGCCTGCTACATGTTCGTGTCCATCGGCTACATAGTCAGACTGATCGCCGGGCATGAAAAAGTTGCCTGTAACCGGGAGTTCGACCTGGAGCACATCCACTACGAGACGACTGGCCCCGCGCTCTGCACCGTGGTCTTCCTCCTGATTTACTTCTTCGGCATGGCCAGCTCCATCTGGTGGGTCATTTTATCCCTGACCTGGTTTCTCGCGGCCGGGATGAAGTGGGGGAACGAGGCCATCGCTAGTTACTCTCAGTACTTTCACCTGGCTGCCTGGCTCATCCCCAGCATGAAGTCCATCGCGGTGTTGGCACTGAGCTCCGTGGACGGGGACTCTGTGGCTGGGATCTGCTACGTGGGGAACCAGAACTTGGACAACTTGCGGGGCTTTGTTTTGGCCCCTTtggtgatttatttattcattggcACTATGTTCCTCCTGGCCGGATTTGTGTCTTTGTTCCGGATCCGCAGCGTCATCAAACAAGGGGGCACAAAGACGGACAAACTGGAGAAACTTATGATCAGAATCGGCATCTTCACGGTGCTCTACACGGTGCCAGCCACGATCATCGTGGCGTGTTATTTTTACGAGCAGCACAACAGACAGAGCTGGGAAATAACACACAACTGCTCCAACTGTCTGCTAGAGAGGGAGCGCAGCAGTCCGGACTATGCAGTCTTTATGTTGAAGTACTTTATGTGCCTTCTGGTGGGCATCACGTCCGGAGTGTGGATCTGGTCCGGTAAAACTTTGGACTCGTGGAGGACTTTTTGCACGCGGTGCTGCTGGGGGAGCAAAGGCACGAGCGGCTCCATGTACAGTGACGTGAGCACCGGCCTGACGTGGAGGTCAGGCACGGCCAGTTCCGTGTCCTGCCCCAAACAGATGCCATTGTCCCAGGTTTGA